In Salvelinus alpinus chromosome 30, SLU_Salpinus.1, whole genome shotgun sequence, a single genomic region encodes these proteins:
- the LOC139559916 gene encoding bcl-2-related ovarian killer protein homolog A-like isoform X2: protein MEAFDHSPSDKELVSKSKALCRDYIHSRLNLYGLGSSKTQVDSTLCDVAAVLLCLGDELECMRPSVYRNVARQLNISVAMETMVSDAFVAVATEIFAAAHIPSLVHTVSAMDHVTKERKGITWGKVVSMYAVAGALAVDCVRQNQPATVQTIVDSLGQFVRNNLAPWLKKRGGWTDIKRCVVKLDAVPQTHWLSPVAQSCKHFLSTLYIYIMKEP from the exons ATGGAGGCCTTTGATCATTCCCCGTCCGACAAAGAACTAGTGTCCAAGTCCAAGGCACTGTGTAGGGACTACATACACTCTAGGCTCAACCTCTATGGGCTAGGCTCGTCCAAAACTCAGGTGGACTCAACGCTTTGTGATGTGGCTGCTGTGCTTCTCTGTCTCG GTGATGAGCTGGAGTGCATGCGGCCCAGTGTCTACCGGAACGTGGCGAGACAGCTCAACATCTCAGTAGCCATGGAGACCATGGTTTCTGATGCCTTCGTTGCTGTGGCAACAGAGATATTCGCAGCAG CTCACATTCCGTCACTAGTACACACCGTTTCTGCTATGGATCATGTCACTAAAGAGCGAAAAG GTATCACATGGGGGAAGGTGGTATCTATGTACGCCGTGGCTGGGGCTCTGGCGGTGGACTGCGTGCGACAGAACCAGCCAGCTACGGTCCAAACCATAGTGGACAGCCTGGGCCAGTTTGTCCGCAATAACCTGGCCCCTTGGCTGAAGAAACGCGGAGGATGG ACGGACATTAAGAGGTGTGTGGTGAAGTTAGATGCCGTTCCTCAGACCCATTGGCTGTCTCCCGTTGCCCAGTCCTGCAAGCACTTTCTATCAACACTGTACATCTACATTATGAAGGAGCCATGA
- the LOC139559916 gene encoding bcl-2-related ovarian killer protein homolog A-like isoform X3, which yields MEVIRHSSVFAAGVMEAFDHSPSDKELVSKSKALCRDYIHSRLNLYGLGSSKTQVDSTLCDVAAVLLCLGDELECMRPSVYRNVARQLNISVAMETMVSDAFVAVATEIFAAGITWGKVVSMYAVAGALAVDCVRQNQPATVQTIVDSLGQFVRNNLAPWLKKRGGWTDIKRCVVKLDAVPQTHWLSPVAQSCKHFLSTLYIYIMKEP from the exons ATGGAGGTGATTCGTCACTCTTCTGTGTTTGCAGCCGGGGTGATGGAGGCCTTTGATCATTCCCCGTCCGACAAAGAACTAGTGTCCAAGTCCAAGGCACTGTGTAGGGACTACATACACTCTAGGCTCAACCTCTATGGGCTAGGCTCGTCCAAAACTCAGGTGGACTCAACGCTTTGTGATGTGGCTGCTGTGCTTCTCTGTCTCG GTGATGAGCTGGAGTGCATGCGGCCCAGTGTCTACCGGAACGTGGCGAGACAGCTCAACATCTCAGTAGCCATGGAGACCATGGTTTCTGATGCCTTCGTTGCTGTGGCAACAGAGATATTCGCAGCAG GTATCACATGGGGGAAGGTGGTATCTATGTACGCCGTGGCTGGGGCTCTGGCGGTGGACTGCGTGCGACAGAACCAGCCAGCTACGGTCCAAACCATAGTGGACAGCCTGGGCCAGTTTGTCCGCAATAACCTGGCCCCTTGGCTGAAGAAACGCGGAGGATGG ACGGACATTAAGAGGTGTGTGGTGAAGTTAGATGCCGTTCCTCAGACCCATTGGCTGTCTCCCGTTGCCCAGTCCTGCAAGCACTTTCTATCAACACTGTACATCTACATTATGAAGGAGCCATGA
- the LOC139559916 gene encoding bcl-2-related ovarian killer protein homolog A-like isoform X1, with protein sequence MEVIRHSSVFAAGVMEAFDHSPSDKELVSKSKALCRDYIHSRLNLYGLGSSKTQVDSTLCDVAAVLLCLGDELECMRPSVYRNVARQLNISVAMETMVSDAFVAVATEIFAAAHIPSLVHTVSAMDHVTKERKGITWGKVVSMYAVAGALAVDCVRQNQPATVQTIVDSLGQFVRNNLAPWLKKRGGWTDIKRCVVKLDAVPQTHWLSPVAQSCKHFLSTLYIYIMKEP encoded by the exons ATGGAGGTGATTCGTCACTCTTCTGTGTTTGCAGCCGGGGTGATGGAGGCCTTTGATCATTCCCCGTCCGACAAAGAACTAGTGTCCAAGTCCAAGGCACTGTGTAGGGACTACATACACTCTAGGCTCAACCTCTATGGGCTAGGCTCGTCCAAAACTCAGGTGGACTCAACGCTTTGTGATGTGGCTGCTGTGCTTCTCTGTCTCG GTGATGAGCTGGAGTGCATGCGGCCCAGTGTCTACCGGAACGTGGCGAGACAGCTCAACATCTCAGTAGCCATGGAGACCATGGTTTCTGATGCCTTCGTTGCTGTGGCAACAGAGATATTCGCAGCAG CTCACATTCCGTCACTAGTACACACCGTTTCTGCTATGGATCATGTCACTAAAGAGCGAAAAG GTATCACATGGGGGAAGGTGGTATCTATGTACGCCGTGGCTGGGGCTCTGGCGGTGGACTGCGTGCGACAGAACCAGCCAGCTACGGTCCAAACCATAGTGGACAGCCTGGGCCAGTTTGTCCGCAATAACCTGGCCCCTTGGCTGAAGAAACGCGGAGGATGG ACGGACATTAAGAGGTGTGTGGTGAAGTTAGATGCCGTTCCTCAGACCCATTGGCTGTCTCCCGTTGCCCAGTCCTGCAAGCACTTTCTATCAACACTGTACATCTACATTATGAAGGAGCCATGA
- the LOC139559916 gene encoding bcl-2-related ovarian killer protein homolog A-like isoform X4 encodes MEAFDHSPSDKELVSKSKALCRDYIHSRLNLYGLGSSKTQVDSTLCDVAAVLLCLGDELECMRPSVYRNVARQLNISVAMETMVSDAFVAVATEIFAAGITWGKVVSMYAVAGALAVDCVRQNQPATVQTIVDSLGQFVRNNLAPWLKKRGGWTDIKRCVVKLDAVPQTHWLSPVAQSCKHFLSTLYIYIMKEP; translated from the exons ATGGAGGCCTTTGATCATTCCCCGTCCGACAAAGAACTAGTGTCCAAGTCCAAGGCACTGTGTAGGGACTACATACACTCTAGGCTCAACCTCTATGGGCTAGGCTCGTCCAAAACTCAGGTGGACTCAACGCTTTGTGATGTGGCTGCTGTGCTTCTCTGTCTCG GTGATGAGCTGGAGTGCATGCGGCCCAGTGTCTACCGGAACGTGGCGAGACAGCTCAACATCTCAGTAGCCATGGAGACCATGGTTTCTGATGCCTTCGTTGCTGTGGCAACAGAGATATTCGCAGCAG GTATCACATGGGGGAAGGTGGTATCTATGTACGCCGTGGCTGGGGCTCTGGCGGTGGACTGCGTGCGACAGAACCAGCCAGCTACGGTCCAAACCATAGTGGACAGCCTGGGCCAGTTTGTCCGCAATAACCTGGCCCCTTGGCTGAAGAAACGCGGAGGATGG ACGGACATTAAGAGGTGTGTGGTGAAGTTAGATGCCGTTCCTCAGACCCATTGGCTGTCTCCCGTTGCCCAGTCCTGCAAGCACTTTCTATCAACACTGTACATCTACATTATGAAGGAGCCATGA